One window of Botrimarina mediterranea genomic DNA carries:
- a CDS encoding glutamate synthase subunit beta codes for MGKPTGFKEFQRQAVPYRDALDRAADYLEIYTHAPEEQLKTQGARCMDCGVPFCQSDTGCPIDNLIPEWNDLVYHGRWKDALARLHKTNNFPEFTGRACPAPCEGSCVLGITSPPVTIKNIENAIIDKGWEMGWVVPEPPEFESGKKVAIVGSGPAGLAAAQQLRRAGHDVTVYERADRIGGLCMYGIPNMKLDKGTVERRVNQLREEGVKFVTGVHVGKEEEFAPGHMTAIMQERKVPVKFVDPQHLVDEFDAVLLSTGAAKPFDPTGNCPGRDLEGIHFAMDFLTRNTKSLLDSKLGDKAYLSAEGLNVIVIGGGDTGADCIGTSLRHGAKSIANFEVVPKPPEERRANNPWPQWPMVYRIDYSHAEMIAKEGEDPRKYSVLTKEYVGKDGKLTGVRTVTVDWSKPIVGGAPFSEVEGSEKVWPCELVLLATGFVGPELSLAEGLNLETQAPRGGWKTIKAEHGKFATSVPGVFAAGDCRRGQSLVVWAINEGRGAARAIDEYLMGYTSLPAPGVNLPQQVV; via the coding sequence ATGGGAAAACCCACCGGATTTAAAGAGTTCCAACGCCAAGCCGTTCCCTACCGGGACGCGCTCGATCGTGCCGCGGACTACCTCGAGATCTACACCCACGCCCCCGAGGAGCAGCTCAAGACGCAGGGCGCTCGGTGCATGGATTGCGGGGTGCCGTTCTGTCAGTCGGATACCGGCTGCCCGATCGACAACCTGATCCCCGAGTGGAACGACCTCGTCTACCACGGGCGGTGGAAGGACGCGCTGGCGCGGCTGCACAAGACGAACAACTTCCCCGAGTTCACCGGCCGGGCTTGCCCCGCACCGTGCGAGGGGTCGTGCGTCCTGGGCATCACCAGCCCACCGGTCACGATCAAGAACATCGAGAACGCGATCATCGACAAGGGCTGGGAGATGGGCTGGGTCGTCCCCGAGCCCCCCGAGTTCGAGTCCGGCAAGAAGGTCGCGATCGTCGGCTCGGGCCCCGCGGGCCTCGCCGCCGCGCAGCAGCTCCGCCGCGCCGGCCACGACGTCACCGTCTACGAGCGCGCCGACCGCATCGGCGGGCTCTGTATGTACGGCATCCCCAACATGAAGCTCGATAAGGGGACCGTCGAACGCCGCGTCAACCAGCTGCGGGAAGAGGGCGTCAAGTTCGTCACCGGCGTCCACGTCGGCAAGGAGGAAGAGTTCGCTCCCGGCCACATGACGGCCATCATGCAGGAGCGCAAGGTGCCGGTGAAGTTCGTCGATCCGCAGCATCTGGTCGACGAGTTCGACGCGGTGCTCCTATCGACCGGCGCCGCCAAGCCGTTCGACCCCACCGGCAATTGCCCGGGTCGCGACCTGGAAGGCATCCACTTCGCGATGGACTTCCTGACGCGCAACACCAAGAGCCTGCTCGACTCGAAACTCGGCGACAAAGCCTACCTGTCGGCCGAAGGGCTCAACGTCATCGTCATCGGCGGCGGCGACACGGGCGCGGACTGCATCGGCACCTCGCTCCGCCACGGCGCAAAGAGCATCGCCAACTTCGAGGTCGTCCCCAAGCCGCCCGAGGAGCGTCGCGCCAACAACCCCTGGCCGCAGTGGCCGATGGTCTACCGGATCGACTACTCGCACGCCGAGATGATCGCCAAAGAAGGCGAGGACCCGCGCAAGTACTCGGTGCTCACCAAGGAGTACGTCGGCAAGGACGGCAAGCTCACCGGCGTACGGACGGTGACGGTCGATTGGTCGAAGCCGATCGTCGGCGGCGCGCCGTTCAGCGAGGTCGAGGGGAGCGAGAAGGTCTGGCCGTGCGAGCTGGTGCTGCTGGCGACGGGCTTCGTCGGCCCCGAGCTGTCGCTGGCCGAGGGCCTCAACCTCGAGACCCAGGCCCCGCGCGGCGGCTGGAAGACCATCAAGGCCGAGCACGGCAAGTTCGCCACTAGCGTCCCCGGCGTCTTCGCCGCGGGCGACTGCCGCCGCGGTCAGTCGCTGGTGGTGTGGGCGATCAACGAGGGCCGCGGCGCCGCCCGCGCGATCGACGAGTACCTGATGGGCTACACGTCGCTGCCCGCGCCGGGTGTGAATCTGCCGCAGCAAGTGGTGTAA
- a CDS encoding four helix bundle protein, whose amino-acid sequence MTNDQAPMTNDSIGAAVPKRDFDLAERTAVFGEAVIRFVRGLHRDDVNGPLVRQLVRSATSIGANYAEADEAGSRKEFQYRISVCVRESRETQYWLRMIAAACPDSKELARRHWQEAKELTLVFGAIYRNTKPTAK is encoded by the coding sequence ATGACCAATGACCAAGCCCCAATGACCAATGATTCGATTGGCGCCGCTGTGCCGAAGCGAGACTTTGATCTTGCGGAGCGTACGGCGGTGTTTGGGGAGGCAGTCATTCGGTTCGTTAGAGGATTGCATCGCGACGATGTTAATGGCCCTTTGGTACGTCAGTTGGTTCGGTCGGCAACGAGCATCGGCGCCAACTACGCCGAAGCCGACGAGGCTGGGTCGCGGAAAGAGTTTCAATACCGAATCAGTGTTTGTGTCCGTGAATCGCGCGAAACCCAGTATTGGCTCCGTATGATTGCCGCCGCATGTCCCGATTCAAAAGAACTGGCTAGGCGGCATTGGCAAGAGGCGAAAGAGCTGACTCTGGTCTTCGGAGCCATCTACAGAAACACTAAACCCACAGCTAAATGA
- a CDS encoding DUF4870 domain-containing protein has translation MEQKNPYANFGAEPAEPPASPHHSQPVGPAADMTWPILLHLSLFAGYVVPLAGFIAPLVIWLTMKDESPEIDAHGRVVVNWIITSVIWWAIALALCLVFIGIPLVIFLGAISVIFPIIGAVKASNGQLWKYPTSIAFF, from the coding sequence GTGGAACAAAAGAACCCCTACGCTAATTTCGGCGCCGAACCGGCCGAGCCTCCCGCCTCCCCCCATCACTCGCAGCCGGTGGGCCCCGCCGCGGACATGACGTGGCCGATCTTGCTGCATCTGTCGCTCTTCGCCGGCTACGTCGTTCCGCTCGCCGGTTTCATCGCTCCGCTGGTGATCTGGCTGACGATGAAGGACGAGTCCCCCGAGATCGACGCCCACGGCCGCGTTGTGGTGAACTGGATCATCACCTCGGTTATCTGGTGGGCGATCGCCCTCGCGCTCTGCTTGGTGTTTATCGGCATCCCCCTGGTCATTTTCCTCGGCGCGATCAGCGTGATCTTTCCGATCATCGGCGCGGTGAAGGCAAGCAACGGCCAGCTCTGGAAGTACCCGACCTCGATCGCGTTCTTCTGA